Genomic DNA from Mycteria americana isolate JAX WOST 10 ecotype Jacksonville Zoo and Gardens chromosome 25, USCA_MyAme_1.0, whole genome shotgun sequence:
CCCTATAGAAAAGGCTCAATTTCATTGTGCAATCCAAAGACTGCTGTAAAGTGACAGAAAAATTGACTGCAAGTGAGGAAATTATTGACACTTTATATACTTTTGACACTTCTCCAACTGGCTGCTGTTGGTCTATAACACATCTGTACCAGACActgcagggacagctggagaAATGAATGCTGCAATAGGAAAGGAAGAATTCTTGTATGTGACTTCTTCTGCCTCCACAGCTGAGTTTTGCAAAGCCTTATCTTTTGCAGAACTATTCCTTGAGAACAAATGTCACCAAGCAATGCAACATACTTATGCATGTGGAAGTTAACCTAAAAACAGACGCTGATGTTTTGAGGTGTGAGATAATAATAACAGAGAATTTGTGGATCCTTTAGATAAAGAAGTCCTAAGACATCAGGCCCAGAATTAGAGACAGCCAGGAAAGATCTTGTATTAATAAGATTTGTGCTCGACTCTTCCACAGAAGTGCTGTCATTTGATATGATCTCATTAGACTGGACTTCTAatactcttttttgtttcttcttccatgtCAAATAACCTGAATCATAAGCATTTTTCTACTTATATCTCAGCCTTTGTACTTTTCAATTATAACCATAACACTTTTCAATTCCTCCCAACTCTTACAGGATTCTTCAGTGTCCTTCCCTTTTAACAGTATTTGTGCTTCTTCTCTCATTTTGGGGCTGGAGTTGGGTGAAAATTGTGTGTGTATTTCTGgccattttctgaaaaaaatcagcctctcttctcctttccccaaaagcagctTGAATCCCCAAACGACAAGTGCTCATGGGTTGACTTCCAAAGCTGAAATTCTTCATGATTTCCAACAGTATGTACCTTGCAGAGGAGGGTACAAGGGACTGCATTATGTAAATTATGCTTAATCTCCTTTAATGACACCAGGAAGATCCAAAAGGGTTTTGAAGGCAGAATAAATTCTTCTGAATTAATCATTCTAGTGTTCCCAGAAATTAACTTGGCCCAGaatattttaagatgaaagaaactTGTGGTCAGATATACATGCCACAAGATAAGGAAGTGAAGCAGTAATAAACACAAATACTGAGGCAAAAAACCATGTAATCAGTAGCGGCTCATAAATAACTTCACGCACAAAGAATGTCCCAAGTTGTTGGGCAACTTGGGACTCAGTATAAAAACCTGAGCAACTCAAGGCTCTTCCATccatttcttttgccttctttgccttggtgAATAAGGTAAGTCTGAACCCATTTATGCTCTCTTCATATGTTGAACTGTTGCCTTGATGAATCTGTAGCTTTTTCTCCCTAATGTTGTAGTATATTCAGCTTTTTTCTCTGAGGGAAGAAGGGGTTTTCATatgaaaaaggaagttttctgttGGTGGTCAGTTATAAAAATCATTGAATGGGACAATTAGCCACAAGTTAGCCAGTAGGTCTATTTATTCAACTTTAGCATCCAAACAAGTTTTCAGGTCCTGCAGCTGAGCATAAAATATCTGTAGCGAATTCTTGGGTCTGTTCAGAGTAGTGTGCTGGTCTGTGGAAAATTCAGCTAAGGCCAGAAGATGGGAAGAACATGGGATACTGGCCAATACTGGTAGTGCTGGGTCACCAGCTCTCCAGATAGAAAGCAACCATCGGTCCATGCCTGCCTTTGAAACTGTTTGTAGTTCTTCTGCAGGTAAGGAGTGACCTTTAACCAGTTGCTTCTCCATCCTCCAAACAACTGTGGACAGGTTTGCACTGTAGCTTCTGAGATCGGCTGatgattttaatattaatagcGATACACAAAAATAGAAGTGTTCCTGAATTCAGCTGCCTGTCCTTCCATTTCTTATTGAAAAAATTTTAAGTGCTTAAGCTTCTATTTTCCACTTTCTAAAACTGGGATAAGGGACCTCCAAGAAGGAACATGCATGAGAGGAAGCGATAGGAATGAAATGGGAAAGGTTATTTGCTGTATTAGCATTAGGTAGGATGTTTGTCATCATTGACTGTTTAGCAAAGAGGCAAGTCGTGGATCAGGAACAACAAGCTGACCCTTACCCGTTTTCCAGCAAAGCACCTTCATCTAAAGGCTACAGAGTCAACCTCTATTTCTCTAGGACACACAGAGCCCTAATAGCTTTCCTGCGTGCACAATGGCAAGGGGAAGTGTTGAAAGTATCTTTCCCCACAGTAGTGTTATGGCTGTGTGGTTAGGGCATCTCTGCAGTGTGAATGAAGAGACTTTCAGCATCAGCATGTACCCTGGTTCCTGAGTGAGTTGACTAACCACGGAGGCTTCAAGGTAAGTTCCTGACTGAGGTGCACCAATGCTACCTTCCCTAGCAGCCTccttaaagaaaatgcaagctcAACCCTGTTTTCAAAGTACTTCCTCTGGATCTGGTGAAAAATGTCATCGTGCTCCCCATGGAACGTCTTGTTAGCTTGTTACATACTCCCCTTATGAGAAAATTTCAGCTGTACAGAGAGAGTCTTATTTAAATTCCTGtattgcatttgtttcttttttgtttcagatttacCTGACCCCACAGCCatgtcttgctacgacctgtgtCCACCCACCCCctgtggcccaaccccgcttgccaacagctgcaacgagccctgcgtcaggcagtgccaggactcgaCAGTGGTGATCCAACCCTctcccgtggtggtgaccctgcctggacccatcctcagctccttcccccagaacactgctgtgggatccTCAGCATCTGCGGCTGTCGGGAGTGCGCtcagtgctggaggggtccccaTCTCCTCTGGCAGCTCCTTGGGATTTGGGAGCTTTGGCTATCCAGGCCTGGGCAGTGGGTACAGCCGGCCCTACCGTCGCTACAACACCTACCGCAGTGGCTTCTATGGGCCGTGCTAAAGCGTGAGGAGCAAGCAGGAAGAAATGACCAGGAACGCTGAAGCACAATGCGATACAGGACTGAGCTCATGGCCATGGTTTTCAGATGCAATGCTAGACACCCACAATGTGAAGTTAATGGAGCTGTGGGAGCTTGGCATCTCCTAAAATCAGGCCTTTGCTTGTCTTACTTTTGTGATGCTTTACTTTATATTTCCAATCAAATGTCTTGTTCTCTTatgcttttttgtatttgacAATGACTAggtaaaatatgtaattattagAAATTGTTCTGCATGACTGAATTAGTACAGTCCACTTAATGAAGAAGGAAGATCTCATTTTGCTGAATGTGTCATTGTGAGAGGGATGAGTGGGTACTGTCCTTAGCGGACCATGGAAATGTATTCCTTACACTTTACATTGCTTCCTTCCATTCCTCAGCCTCATTAAATTTGTGCTGCATCATACTCTGAGTCTGCCTCtacttctttcttctcccagccCCTTTTCCAGCTTGTCTGGGGTGAAACAGGTCCCTTTGCAAGTCATCAGTTCCAGAAAACACTGTGCAAATAAATCCATGCCAATTGCCAAAGGAGAACAAGTCAgatttcagctgtggaaaaagtTCTTTTGTCTATACATGGTAAATCCAGCCCGAGTCAATTTATCAAAGGCTAGAAAGAGATGATGTTCACCTGCAATGGGTGTGTCTCCTGCTGTTACATAAGCAGGAAATCTTAAAGTAAGGGAGCTGCTTCTGTTTGCACTTTAAAGACCCTTTACCTACTGTACCATGGACATGGAAAAAAGCCCTTTAACAGTTTTAATATAGCTCTTTTatgagaaaatgtttgttttgagatGGATGTCTTTGAAGAGGGATGCGAATGGGGCAACAAGCTGATTTGAGAAGGGGGATTAGCTCCCCTTCAATGAGAAGTGGAATAGCCTAATTTCAGGGAAAAGCTTACTGAGAGGAATACTGTTTCTCCTTACCCTTCTGTAGGTGTAATAGACAAGAGTGTCTATGTAGAAAAGAGGACAGAGAGATGCAGCAGGAAAATCTACAGAGGCATGAAGAACACTAGAAGTTATAGGGATAAACCTTTTTCTGAAGTGCTGCCTTCACTCATTTGTTCTCACCTTGCTGCACAAATAGGATATATGTGCTATTACCTGGGCAACCTGGAGGAAGATTGTGGCTTTCTTTACCCTATCTGTGATACTTAGGAGGACCCCTTTAAAAGAAGGGAGAGATTATGCTTTTCCTGCTCAGCACAGCTGAGCTTGCTCAGGGCAGAGGTGGTGGGAGAGAGGCAGTAAACTGGCGCAGCCCTTTGAGTGCAGCCCAGAGGTTTCTGATGGGTGCAGCACCTCTTGGCAGCTGAGATCAGGCCCTGGTAAGTCtcggaggggaggaagagaaggcttTGTGGTGTTTTTGCAAGAGAACTGGCCTCGAAAATTTCCTGGCCTGGGAAGCACATCCGGgagaaagagattaaaagatTTTAAGTTCTAATCCTTTCTCAGTGTGTCTTTATAAACTGACTCCTACCTGTTGTGCCTAGTAGATGTGAGCTTTATTGGGCATGGCTTTGTTCTAGCTTGATCATCTGTGTTGTAATAAAGGTAGTGTTTAGAGACTGGGAGCTTTGGTCCCTAAAGGAAGAAGGTTTGAAAAGCTCTACCTGAAGGCTCTGAATGATTTAATGTCCTGTCATCCCATACGACTCATAGCCTGATATCTGTGAAATTTCTTGCTTGGAGTCTTTGTCTGTGTCTGTACAGTCTGATGTTGAACTGTAATTAAAGCCAGGGAAAGATGTTGACAAAGTTATATTGACTACAGTCATTAGTGGAGCTAAATTAAAGGAGGTACATCAGTTCCAtggaagaattaataattttaaggAGTAGGTTTTCTTAATAAACAACAGAAGAGACTGGAAAGCTAGCAGTTTGATATTATAATGCAGCAGAAGGTTGGTCTGAAttaaatatgtaatatatttttttgccATCTCAACTGAAGCTATTGCTTGATCAAAGAGGATGCATTCCAAAGAAGTCATGGTTCATTTGCAGTTGTTGCAAAATAGCTTTCTCTTATGGAGGTCAACCTGCATATCTAACACAGCAGATAAGCTACAATTCCACAGTATTGATGTGGCTGAAAAGAGTTATGGCTGAGGCAGTACAGTGAAGGTATCTCTAACATATTCAGATGGACAGACAATGACATTTCTCATGACAAAGTATATTTTCATACTCTTGCAGTCCCCTTCTGCAATTCTCTGTTAAGCTTTCTTCTAATCAACTGCCCCAAACCTCTGTACAGAGGTAACTCCTGTGCGTGTACACTCTTTCCAAAGGTGGGATCTTTCCTTCAAGCATTCAGAAATTGTAGCAGAAAAGTCTGGTATGCAGCTcacttcttcaaaacaaaaagcaaaaacaatcCTCAAGCatcattttcccctttcattcctGTCCCAGACTGCCTTCTTTGGGTTAAAACTTATCATAGCAACAAGTATAGCACAGTCCCAAAGTAAaaagtttctgtttgtttttgtagtTAATCAGAAAGTGTTTTACTCACTGCTGCAGAGTATGACCTAGATTATCATGTTACAGAGAAAACTTCCTAGGCAAGACAAGCTCAGGAGCTGCCTCTCAAGTTGTTATtgtgtttgctttggaaatgtcATACCATTTTAGATGGGGGTCTACATAATCAGGCAGCATGTGTGCAATAACACATAGTACTAGACaataaaacagcagcacaaaaagcAGTGCATGGTAGAATACACATGCTCTGAACAAAAGAACTGTCTGTATCTTCTCTTTCTTGATTGATAAGCTTGCATCTGGTAATATCTGTCACTGAATAGCTGGAACCAGTTGGTcccacagaaaaaagaacaacatgaGCTGTTTTTGCAGGACACTAAGTATTTGCTACTGATTTAAGTGAAAATGTATGTCAATACCAAATTTTGTAAAGCTGAAACCAGAATTGTAGCGTCTGCTGTGCATACAGGGATaagggaagaggcaggaaggCTCTGAAGAGCAAGAGCTTTTATAGCTTTCTCAGGCTGCCTGGAGGATCCGAGACATTCTTGCACTTTTACTAACTagttcctgcctttttttttttttttttttttttttttttcatatggctGGGTTCCCACTAGTgaaattgttttgtttactgtttATGTTTATTGCCTGGACTTATCCTGGCATTGGATGAAAACCATGATCCGTGGTGTCTCTTTCATCTTTTTGGTTTGCATCCATTAAATATGCCTGGCTCCATTATACCGACTCCACCTTCCCAAAATGTGGATGAGTCAAAATTCAGTTTGGTTAGGAATTTTGTCTGCTCTTTAGCATTTTGGTCACGCTGGCCCATGGGAATACCACCTGCTGTCACAGCAAGAGCTTTTAATTTAAGTCCTGAGTGTGCAATTTCATCCCTGATAAGTGACTGTGAGATTTAGAATCACAGTCTTTGTAATATTCCAATGAGCAATATCCCAAAGCCTTCGGCTCCTGGGATGAGGAGATTGAACCAGCCAGGCTAACCTGACATATGATCACCTTCAGGAGAGGACTTGTGATTCTTTTTATCATCGCTATACCTTTTGATgagtttgttttcaaaaccacATGCTTCTCTTACAGTCAATAGGTAGTTATTACTATAAAGGAATATGTTTTTTCGTATTTGATACTGCAGtagtgtgtctgtgtgcgtgcaTTGGTAAGAGCATTCGGGAAAGATTGGTAAATCTCAAGGGACAGGAGAGCTTCAGTCAGTAGTGTCACTGATGGGGGTCATCACATGACTAAAACCATTCAGTGACTGGTGATTAGAATGGGATTTTTAACATGATTTTGTGCAAAgacttatttatattttatgcagACAATGGAAGGACTCCAGTTTGAGACACCATATAATATGAGGAAGTCTGTGAAATTAGTAATCCTGGTCACAAATTTTAAATGGTGATCATGTTCAAATAGTGTCACATACCTTCACATTTTCTGATAATGCATTATTTGCATGTCTGAATCATTGATGAAAATGCGTTGTGAACTTTGAACACTTTTGTTCTTCAAAAGTGTACAATCAGCATTTATTTCCCAGGAGATCTTAATGAAGATACTCACAGTTCAGAGATAATTTGCATGTCTCTAGCTAAGTGATTTAAACGTTaggagaggagaggctggaatACTGATCTCTGCCCTAATGACTGCTTATGCATTGTATGCAATTACTTTTTAATCTAGAAAttgtctttgaaaaagaaattgaattgtTGCACATTGCGATGTTCTTTAAGACCATGCAAAATGAAGGCAACattatttgctttcaaaagaggaaaaaagaacaagaatattATAAACTTCTGTCAGTAGCTACCATTAATTTGGAGTATAATTTTGTATAATACTGCAAGACACAGTAGGGGAAAAGAATAATTTACTGGCAAATGTAAAACTGTTTGGCGTCTTTAATGACCTCATAGGTAAGCTTGTGCAAGACTTTGAGTGCCAGTGTCTCTGACTAGCCTAAAATTCACATGCATCCTCAATCTGACCTGAATTGATTTCCTGGAGTTTGATGtaggaagaaaactaaaactGCAGACTCCTTAGATTAAGGACTTTAACATTCGGTTCCCAAATTGAAGAGCTGTGTCTCAAATTCCTTTATGGATGTGTAGtagtttaatatttaattaatagaTCAGACTGCTGATGCTCTTTCATCCTGTCTCCTGAGTcaagaaagtaaaataatatgTTCCCTCAAATAATCTATTTCCCAATAAGTACCTTGAGACTGGTGAAGTGCAATCAGCTCTGCTAAGTGCTTTctgtaacaattttattttctgaatttgtgCAACTGTCTGGCTGTTTGAGAGGAATTTGGCAAACCTACAGTCCAATTCAGAGTGAGAAATAGTAACTTCTGGCTTTTTTGGAGTGAGATGTGTCAAAAACTTATGCTCTTCATAAA
This window encodes:
- the LOC142420623 gene encoding feather keratin 1-like, which encodes MSCYDLCPPTPCGPTPLANSCNEPCVRQCQDSTVVIQPSPVVVTLPGPILSSFPQNTAVGSSASAAVGSALSAGGVPISSGSSLGFGSFGYPGLGSGYSRPYRRYNTYRSGFYGPC